CGTTTGATCCGGCGGACGGGGGCAGGGACAATTCCGCGGAAGTGGCGCGGGATGGAATGGTTCGCCGTTTCGAGCACGCCCTCCTCAAGTCGGATATTATCGCCCGGATCGAAACTGCCTCGAACGGAATCAACTTCGACCTCCATCTTGATTTCGACCTACGTGCCGTAGCGGCGCGGGATGGCTTCAATCTGTACGTGCAGCCGTTCAACTGGGGAGGTGAGCCGTCGCGCCTCGTGCCGGGGAGCCGGCAGGAGAGGGTTTTCGGAAACATCGCGGAGGTCGAGCTAAGCCGCTTCATCCACTTCCGTATCGAGGATGCGGCGGGGATGGCGGTTCACAGTTTCCTGGTGAAGATCGATATGCCACTGCCTGCCACCCGACTGGACAATATCCTCCGCCGGATCATCGACAGCCAGGATAAGTTCTTCGATTACCTGCGCTTCCTCCTGGCGGACGAAATCCGCAAGGAGGATCTGTTAGGCAGAGACGCCGGGAAAAAGGGGAATACACCGGCGGAACGAGCGGGAGGGATTTTCAACCACATGCCCATCTATGAGCAGCTGCTAGTCACGGCCTCCCGGCAGCCCCACCGGCTGCGGGAAATCGATGGAATCGTTCGTCAGCTTTCGGAGGGCGGGGATGAAAGCGTGGTGCCCGCCGCGTTCCTTTCGTTCTGGGAAATGTTCAAGCCTTTCATCCCCCTGCCCCCTTCCGGCAAACCATGAGCCCGCAATTCATGGAGATGGCGGTCCATCTGGAGAAGGCGCTGGCAGGGCTGAAAGATTTCCAGAATGCATCGGTGCGTGCCCTTTACGCGGGTCTCTATCAGAAAGAGCTGCCGCGGATGCTGCTGGCTGATGAGGTCGGGCTTGGCAAGACCGTGGTGGCCCGGGGGCTGATCGCTCGGCTCATCAAGGACCGGCTGGAGCAGGGGAACCGGAAGCCACTGAGGGTCACCTACATTTGCTCCAATCAGGTGATCGCCCGGGAGAACCTCAGGAAACTGAATCCTTTTCCGCAGGGGATGGCCGCCGGCCGGCCGGTGGACCGAATTTCCCTCCTCGCCTACGCGCCGGAGAATACGGACGGGGGAGGGCCGCGCCCTCCGCTGGCGCTCAATACCCTGACTCCGGCCACCTCCTTCGAAACCAAGATCGGCATGGGGAACAAGCAGGAGCGTCTGGCAATCTACGCGACGCTTTGCCAGGACAGGCGACTGCGTAACCGCCGCAACGGTTTGAAATGGATTCTGAAAGGGAAGGTCTCCCGGGAGGGACGTGAAGCGTTCTGGCAAGAGATGGATGAAGTGATTGAGAAAGATCTCCGCCCGGATCTGCCCGGCAGATTCCTCCGCATGATCAAGGACAAGATCGTGTCGCGCGATGTCTCGTGCATCTACGACGAGTTTGATTTCAGGAAAGAGCACTCGGTTTACGACCTTCTGATCCTCCTGTCGGAGCGGGTGGATGGAAGGAATTGGGAGAGATGGCGCCTCGCCGCGCGTTATCTTGCCCGGACGCTCAGGGAGTGCCTCATTGAGTGCTGCCTGGAGTACGTCGGAGCGGAGCTTTATATCCTCGACGAGTTCCAGCGATTCCGGGAACTGGTGGATGAAGAAAGCGAGGAGGAGCAGGCGCGGATCGCGCGGATCATTTTCGGCCGGAAGAAGAGCCGGGTGTTATTGCTCTCCGCTACGCCTTTCAAGGCCTTCACCTCCACGGAGGAGGCGGATCGCGGGGAGGACCATTACAAGGACTTCGGCAAGGTCCTCCGGTTCCTGCTGGGGCATGATCCGGAGGGTATTGCCCGCTATGACGACCACCGGCGGCAGCTCCATGAGCAGATCCTGGATCTGCGGAGCGGTTCCGGCGCGAAGCCGCACACCACCCACAGGGATGCGGTGCAGAAGATTCTCCGTTCCGTCATCTGCCGCACGGAACGCTACGGTGCCGCCACGGATCCCGGAGCGCTGATCGAGGATGTCTGGAAAGAGGACAGCCACGCCATTCCGTTCGGATCCGGGGACATCCGGAATTTCCTGGCTGCGGATGGTATCGCCCGCGCGCTGGAGCGGCTTGAGGTGGACGTGCCGAAACCCGTGGAATACTGTAAATCCGCTCTGTTCCCGCTCTCCTTTCTGGATCACTACAAGTTCAAGGAGAGCCTGCGTGAAAGGAAAAGTCGGCGAAGCATCGCCAAAGCACTGGACGCACCCAACGCGTGGCTCGACTTCGCGGCAATGGATTCCTACAGCTGGACACCGGTCGGGGGCGTTGATGGGCCCGCTAATGCGCGCTTGTCCATGCTGTTGGACAAGGCCATCGGCCCACACGGCGCGGCGCTGCTGTGGGTCCCACCCAGCCTTCCCTACTACCCGTTGGAGAAGGTTTTTGGAGGCTCCGAGGGATTCTCCAAAACCTTGGTGTTCTCCGCCTGGGTGATGGTGCCGCGGATGATCTCCACTCTTGTCTCCTATGAGGTGGAAAAACGCACCGTCGGAAATTCCGCGACGCGGGAGGCCACGGAATCGGAGCAAAGAACCTACTTCACCCCGGACGGAAAGAAGCGCCATCCAATCCCGCTGATCCGCTATGCCCGGCGACCGGTGAAGGGCGGAGTGACGCCCGCGAACATGAGCAATTTCACCTTGCTGCATCCTTCCCCGGCGTTGGCAGCCATCGTGGATCCCGTCGGAAATCTCGCGCACGGGGAGACGCTCGGCGTGCTGCGCGGGCGTGCCGCCGAAAAGATTCGCCGACGGATTGAGGAGAGCAAGCTGGCCGCTCATATTGTTCCCGATGGAGAATCCGATCGCTGGTATTGGGCGGCCCCGCTGCTTCTGGATTTGACGGAAAAGGAATCGGCGGATCTTGTTGGACATTGGCTTGGCCGCCATGGGACAGATCGGGGTGGACGGGCATTGGGCGAGGAAGAGGATGAGGCCGGCGTAAAGGAAGAACATCTCCGCTTCTTCGCGGAATGCGCCAGAGATCCTTCGTTGATGGGGCTCGGGCCGATGCCGGGGGATCTCGCGATGGTATTGGCGGATCTCGCTTTGGGCTCGCCGGCGGTGCTGTCACTGAGGGCGCTGCGAAGGAAATTCCCGGATCAGCCGGTGGACGAACTGCTTTCACAAGCCCACGACATCGCGGATCAGTTTTGCTCCCTTTTCAACAAGCCGGAATCAATCGCGGCGGTGAGGCTGAGCGAGAATCACGAGGGGTATTGGAGAATGGTCACCGGCTATTGCGCGTCCGGCTGCCTTCAGTCCGTGCTGGATGAGTATCTGCATCTGCTGTCCGGGCAGCAGACAGACCCCGCGGGGGTGGTCGAAAGACTGAAGGATGCTATCAACCTTAACGTCGCCGGCATCAATGCCGATGACAGGGAATCGTTCGCCACCGGCAAGCCACGGAAGCTGCGCTGCCATTACGCGGTGGAGTTCGGCAGCCAGCGGGTGGAGACAGACCAAGGAAGGAAGCGTGCCAGCAGCCTGCGGGAGGTTTTCAATTCGCCCTTCAGACCGTTCGTGCTGTCCACGACATCCATTGGTCAGGAGGGGCTGGACTTCCATTCCTACTGCCGCCGCATCGTCCACTGGAACCTCCCGGGGAATCCCGTGGATCTGGAGCAGCGGGAAGGGAGGATCAACCGCTACAAGAGCCTGGTCATCCGTCAGCTGCTGGCGGAGAAATACCGCTCCACCGTCATGGAGCACGGCTCTCTGACAACGGACCAGGATGTGTGGGAACGGCTGTTCAGCCTGGCCGAATCCGCCAAGGGGCAGGGCACGTGTGATCTCGTCCCTTTCTGGCATATCGATCCGGATCCGGAGGACCGGCGGATCCGCATCGAGCGCGTCATACCGCTTTACCCGTTCAGCGCGGACAGAGCTCGGCTGATTCACATTCTCAAGACTTTGGCAATATACAGGCTGGCTTTTGGCCAGCCTCGGCAGGTCGAGTTGGTGGACCATCTATTGGGGCGAGGACTAACTTCCGGGGAGCTAGCTTCGGCCATGAAGAGCCTTGTGGTTGATCTCAGTCCGATTAGTTATCTCGGGTGATGCGACGAAATGGCCGCCAAAACTGACATTAGCATTTGACTGACCTCGGAAGACTTCATCGCCGGGCCTCGTTCGAGGATGTCCCGTAGGGAGGCATATAGCTCGTATTCAGGACGACGGGTGCTTTCGATCAGGTTGTAACGGAGTTATCCGCAGTAATTTCATCGTTGTAGACTCTCCTTTGATTCCAATTCAGGTTTGGGGACCCCGGTCGGGGATTAAATGCGAAATTTCACAGACCTTACTCTCAAAGCCGAAACTATTGAACGCTTCCGCTTGCCGGATATTCCCTATCCGGTGGCTGCCGACGCGTTGGATTACGCGTTGGAGAGTGGCGGGGGTCTGCCTTTTGCAGCGATGTTACATGGATTGCAGCAGCGGAGCGATGAGAGTGGCGCGGACTGGATGGCGATGGAGCCGGCGATGGAGAGGTTGGCGGAGCTGATCGCAGACGACGACAACCGGGAAACCCTCGCGGTGTCCGGGGAAGGATGGTGGATCGAGATCGGCCCTGTCGATCTTGGAGGGAGGATCGTGACCATCCAACGGAGAGATCATCTGATCGCGGCGATCGAACCGTTGCCGGAGGGGCGGTTGCGGGTGTCGGTTTTCCGGCCGCTCGATGCGAAGAGCGCCCGCTATTTGACTGAACTCTCGCGGGTGCCGCAACCGGAAGGCGGGGTGTGCATGAGGGATAACAATTGGGAATACGCTCTCGATTGTTCTGCGGGCACGGGGAATTTCTATGCGTTCGATCAAGGATTCGCCCACCTCTCCTATTGGAGCGATGGGTCAGGGGTCTCCAGTGATGGAACGGATTCACCGGAATGGATCTTGAAAAGGAATTTTGTCGCGCGGCCCGCGGCGAGGGTGGCGGCGGAATTGAAAGTTCATGAACGGATGAAGGAGAAGGAGGTCTTGGAATCGGTTTCTCAGGACGAGCCGGAGGACGGGGTAGGTTTGTCGGGAGTTGAGGAGTCCGAAGCGGATCCGGATCCGATTTCGAACGAAGTATCCGCTACAACCTCCCGGACGACCGATCCGTCTAGGCCGCGGAGATGGAAGAGGAAACGCCAGATTGAGCGGACGCTCCGGGGACGTTTTCATGGGTGCCTCCTAGGAGGCGCTGTCGGTGATGCGTTGGGCGCCCCGGTAGAGTTTATGAAGCGAAGCGAGATTCTCCAGGAGTTCGGTTCGGCAGGCATCACCGGTTATGCTCCGGTTTACGGCGGGTTGGGAAGGATCACGGATGACACCCAGATGACGCTTTTCACCGCGGAAGGGCTCATCCGCAGCTTGGTCCGACTCAAGAATAAGGGCATCACGTCCTTCGCTTGCGTCACCGCACATGCCTATCTGCGATGGCTGGAAACGCAGGGCGAGCGACCGAAGATCCAGTTCGACTTTGCCAAGGACGAGACAGGCTGGTTGTTCCAACAACCGGAACTGCACAGCCGTAGGGCTCCGGGCAACACCTGTCTTTTGGCATTGCGGGAGATGAGCGGGCTCGGGGATCCGGCGATGAACAACAGTAAGGGCTGCGGAGGGGTTATGAGAATGGCACCGGTCGGGTTGCTCGTCTCGCGGGCGGGCGAAGATACGTCGCCGGAGGAGGCGTTCGAGATCGGTACGGAGCTGGCGAGGTTGACCCACGGACACCCGACAGGTTCGCTGACCGGTGGAGTTCTGGCGGTTCTGATTCTGGCCCTTGTCGAAGACGTGCCACTGCTCGAGGCGATTGCCGCGGCCAAGGACATTCTACGCGGGAAGGACGGCTATCAGGAGACATTTCATGCGATCGAGTTGGCGGAGAACACCGCCAGTTCAGGAATGCCGCATGATCTGGCGATCGCTCGCTTGGGCAAAGGATGGATCGCTGAACAGGCGTTGGGGATCTCGATCTATTGCGCGCTGGTGGCTCGGAGTTACAAGGAAGGGGTCATGTTGGCGGTCAACCACGACGGTGATTCGGATTCGACTGGAGCGATCGTAGGCAACCTGCTGGGGGCGATGCACGGAGTGAAAGCGATCCCCTCCGAATGGCTGGAACCGCTGGAACTTCGTGGTGTGATCTCTGAATTGGCGGACGATCTTTACGATTGTCCGAATTGGAGGATAGGGCCGTACACGCCGGACGAAGAATGGAGCCGCAGGATTTGGGAAAAATACCCGGGATTTTGAGAAGCAATTCAAGCGAAGTGGGGAAAAGTCGGAGAGCGGATATTCGCGCCGCCCTCGGTCGCCGCGACTCTCACGGGCAAGCAAACAGTTTTCCGATGCGCGCTCCGAACCAAGAAAAGGATGGAAGTATTTCATGGGATCTTATCCCCACGCCGAGCCCAAGATCGATATGAGACGTTGCTACTTTTCCCTCGTCCAAGAACGTCAAACTATCGTAGATCTACCAGACATTTTTCTACCAGATAGATAATCACCTATGAAAATCTCAGTTAGAAGAAAGATCACCGAGACCTGCACGGGCATTTGCGACAGTTTCGCCGAACGTACAGGCATCTGCGTGCTCCGTGACCGATTGGGGCACCCTATTTCTGATGATGTCGTAACCTTGGATATAACGGGGTATCGTCAGATTGAGTCCTACACCTGTGGGTTCGTGGCAGGTCTGATGGTGCTTCATACTTTCCGTCCCGAAGCGAATATCGACCGCTTTTTCAAAGCCGTCAGGCCGACTCAGAAGTATGGAGCCTCCGCGCGTAAGGTCGTCAATGCCCTACGGAATTTTCGTATCGGCGTTTCGATTCGCGAGGACCTGGATTTCAGCGGAATTCGGAAGCAAATCGATAATGGATTTCCGATCATTACCTGCGTCCATACCGATGACCCGCACATTGATCACTGGGTGGTGATCTATGGCTACGGAACTAAGCCCAATCGGGTCTTTATCGCTGCCAACGGCCTACCCTACCTCGCGCGGCGTGAGTATTCTTTCGCCGAATACTCGAAACTAGCCAGTCCGAGGCGATTCGGACTGGTGTGCTGGGGGAAAACGTAGCGACTGAAATTTTAGAAATTGCTGCTCAAGCAAGATCGTAAGACCGATGGTATCATTTTTCACACAACCGCACACAATTTCAGCTTCAGAAAATGGTCTGGAAGGATGGAGCCGATCTCCTCGTTGCCATCAGGCTTGATGTCTGCGAACTCACTGTTTGCGGTCGGTATCAGGGAATCGGGTGTGAGCTCTGTGGATTTGGTGGCCGCGTAGCGGGCGAGCTCGGTGGTTCATAAGTTTTTGGTGATGCTTCCGATTTCTGTTCGCTCCGGGAAATGGTGCTCGTCGGATTAGCCGCTTTAGAAGGTTTGTCACTTGTGAACCTTCCCAGAAAGAATCCGAGTGTTGCGGACACAAGGGCAATGTATAAAACAGGAACTTTCGGAAAGGGAGACACGCGCGCTTTAGGCGATGTTGGTGTGAATTTTAAGCAACCTCCGGTTGTTTCTGCTGCCCGACCGAGTGCCCCGGCCAGTGACTGGAGGGTGAGTTCACCATGAAGGAAGGATAACCAGTCTTCCTGCCACTTTGATGGGGAAAGTAATGGAATCTCAAGTGGCGAATTGATGTCTGCGCACCAACCTGCCTCAGCGTAGAGCATGCGTGCGGTCGAGCTGATTCTTGCGTGAGCTCGTAAAGCTAAAGTTGTTCCGTTTGCAGCCGTTCCGGCTTCGAATGCAATCGAGTCGGGCCCATCGGTGATTTCTCCGAGTCGATGCCAGCGGAGTTCATTGCCATGGAGAAGTTCATTTTCGGCCAGCCAATGTGTCCGGATGGGATCGCCACCGGTGATCCAGTCAGGTGATTGGTTCATGATGCCTTCAATGGAATGATAAATTGTTGATCGTTTGCACGAAAGCGGATGCGACCGAGTATGATCCCGAGAATAACCCCGGCGGAGCACACTTTCGGCTTCCCTCCCCTTGTGAGGTAGATACCTCCTCTAGGGCCGACCAAGATTCGTGCCAGTTTGATTCCACTCGATGCAGCGTCAGCGGGCTTGCAGTCGCAGAGAATTGCCGTGCGGGTCACCGTGTGAAATCCGGTCCTATCCGAGAAATGACGGATGGCCTTGACGAGTTCGCCGTGTTTGTTGGTTCCGTTACCCAACACATCCGCACATTGATTGACCACGAGATACCATCGGTAACCCTTGCGCGTGAATGACCTAACTGCTGTTGGATGCAAGTTGTTGATCCGCTGAACGAAGCCGCTAATCAGATTAGAATCTCCTTTTGTGGGTTTGTCCCGCCGACGATAAACGTCGATCAACTGCTGAGCGGATACGATCATGACGATGGAATTAACTTGCTTGAGGAATGCCTCGAACAATGGGTTCCTCTTCTCCGCCTGCGGGCCGGGGGAGAATGACTCGGTGAAATCCTCCCCTTTGATGTCTATCCAAGAGTCCACATTTTCAATCAGGCCTTCGCGTTCGAGTGTGAAGCGAGAAGGATTTTCAGTCTTGAGGGGTTTGGAAAGTTGTAGCAGGTCGCCCGGATTATAGATGCCCGCACCAGCGAGTTCGGTGAGTCCCTCATAGATCAAGGTGCTCTTTCCGACGCGGGTGTTTCCACAAACGATATGATTGCTGGCCGTCGGCCAGAATGGAAAAAGCATTTTACCTGTGGCCACGATTGTCCTGCCTCCGCGGCTCGTCCATAGCCAGCTTGGACGAAAGTCCGGTTCATATTTGGGGAGGGATCTCCCGATAAGAAAACCTTGGGTGCCTTTGGGTAATATGCTCATGACGGGGGAGGCGCGAAGATTTCGCCGAATATTTCAATCAGGATGTCGGCTTCATCCGGTTCCACTGGTTTCACTGCTGATACGAGGTCTTGAAATGCAGGGAAACAAGCTAAGATCGCCAACACGGCTGCAACGGAATGTCTGCTTAGAGGCAAACGGTGTCTTTCGGACAAATGGAGTATCACGGAATCACCGTAGAGCTCAAACAACGGAACCCGATTTCCGAAATGTTCATGGAGTAAGTCAAGCACCGGTGACGTCGTTACCTCCTCCGCGACTCCGATTAGAATGGCAAGATACGGGGAGGCTTCCCCTCGTGCTGCGGCCATAAACGTCACAACCGCATTCGGGTCAACCGGTGCGGATTCAAGATCCCAGACGGCGAGACGGTGTGATCGGCTGTTACGTGAAATCGGGGTGGCTTCTTCCGGGAACGTGTGCTCCAGGAGGGGGAGGATGGCTTGACCTGATGGCAGGTTGAGGATCACCCCGGTCCTGAGATTGGCTGTGAGGTTGTCAACCGAGTTGATCAAATGCAGGCGGCTGCTGGTGAGCGGACCCAAGCCCTGTGGATCATGCTCCTGAAGGATGGGGAGCGTCAGGTGCGCACAGCGGCGGGCGAGGGATCCGGCAAGATGGATCGCCAATTCCGCTTCCTTTAGTTTTGTTCTCCGGAAAAGGTGTTGCATGACTAGATTGACTCGAGACGTTGAACTACGCAGTTGGCTTTCCGCACGATTTGATCATCCAAGTCGTCGTTAACGGCAAATAACAAGGCCCGGAGGTTTTCCTCGACCAGTGGCCAGGATTGTTCCGTTTCGTCGATGAGGTCCAGAATCATCTGCTCGGCTTGCCTGAGCACGATCGCACCCTTGGCGATGACAAAGCTTGCAGCAGCGCCGGCGACAGCGGTTCCAATCGCTATTCCTGCGGTAGACGTTACAAGAAAATCAATAAGATCGGCCATAAGCTCGTTGGTGTCGGATAGATGCTCGTTGGTTTGGTCTAACCGGTCTGAGATGGGCTCGAGCGCCTTGTTCCGCATGCCTGTCAACCAGCCTCTGCTATCTCCGTATTCTTTTGGTTCTGTCAGGAGCTTCTGAGTCCGGCCTTGAACTTCAGAGACACTCACCAGCGAAACTGGCAGTAGCAGACCGATACTGGGGAGCGCATGTAGAATTCCGGACTTGGTCATTGCCGCATTTTCAAAGTTGGTCCACATTGCGACCGGACTTTCATGATTGCCGGTATTTGTGATTTGCATCCGGGAGGTCGTTCTCAAATTGAGGATGAACTTCCCGATCAGGTTCCGAAGCCGGGGGTAGAGCTGATCTTGGGCGTAGATGGCGACACGTGCCTCGCGTGCGTTGCGGGTGAGTAGCTTGAACTTTGTCATCATGTGGGCGACTGACTCCAACTGGATGTCCCGGATGGCTTCCCGTCGTTCGTTGATAAACAAGAGCCGCCAGTCGGTCGCCGCCTGTTCGAGAGCGAGTTCATGATTTGTTTGTTGATTCTTGCGTTCTTTGGCCTGTTCCTGGATTTCGGTGGCGTTTTGGTGACACTGGAGGATCGAGTAGATCAGCTCCTCTTTGCCGGGCTTGGCAATCCGTCGCAAGCGTTCAAGAAGGGTTTGGATTCGGTCGATCACTTCGTTCGCGGCTTCCACAAACGGAACATGGCAGATGAAATCCGGAATCGCATCCGGCAACGGCGGCCCCACAGGATCGGACAAGTGGACGAGCAGTGGCGTGGGAAGCTTCGGATGATTCTCGAATGGGGCTAGAATCTGGGTGCCAGCGGACTGGTCTCGGCAGACT
The sequence above is drawn from the Akkermansiaceae bacterium genome and encodes:
- a CDS encoding ADP-ribosylglycohydrolase family protein, which encodes MRNFTDLTLKAETIERFRLPDIPYPVAADALDYALESGGGLPFAAMLHGLQQRSDESGADWMAMEPAMERLAELIADDDNRETLAVSGEGWWIEIGPVDLGGRIVTIQRRDHLIAAIEPLPEGRLRVSVFRPLDAKSARYLTELSRVPQPEGGVCMRDNNWEYALDCSAGTGNFYAFDQGFAHLSYWSDGSGVSSDGTDSPEWILKRNFVARPAARVAAELKVHERMKEKEVLESVSQDEPEDGVGLSGVEESEADPDPISNEVSATTSRTTDPSRPRRWKRKRQIERTLRGRFHGCLLGGAVGDALGAPVEFMKRSEILQEFGSAGITGYAPVYGGLGRITDDTQMTLFTAEGLIRSLVRLKNKGITSFACVTAHAYLRWLETQGERPKIQFDFAKDETGWLFQQPELHSRRAPGNTCLLALREMSGLGDPAMNNSKGCGGVMRMAPVGLLVSRAGEDTSPEEAFEIGTELARLTHGHPTGSLTGGVLAVLILALVEDVPLLEAIAAAKDILRGKDGYQETFHAIELAENTASSGMPHDLAIARLGKGWIAEQALGISIYCALVARSYKEGVMLAVNHDGDSDSTGAIVGNLLGAMHGVKAIPSEWLEPLELRGVISELADDLYDCPNWRIGPYTPDEEWSRRIWEKYPGF